AGAAGCGCTTCGTCGTTCCGTACGCGAGCGTCTCGAAGAGATCGGCGCGCCCGCAGAGGACGCATCGGCGATCGAATCGGCCCTCGAATCACGCAACGGAATGCCCAGCCCGTCCGCCCGCGTCGTGCTGGCATCCGCCGGTCGTGTGGAATTCGATCAGGGCTTCGTCGGGGCCAGAACAGGGCCGGAACGTCTGAGCTACGGCCCGGTTCCGACGATCCTCCCGTTGCTGCGGCATCTCAGTGCTGCCACGCGCTACATCGTGGTCGAGACGAGCCGCGACGGCGCAGACATCCGGCTGGAGACGTCGGGCCGCAGAGGCAGCGATGCGGAATCCGAGGTCGAGGGAGGCACCGGCAACCTCACGAAGGTACAGGCGGGTGGAATGGCTCACGCCGCTTACCACCGGTACGCCGAGAACGTGTGGAAGCACAATCAGTCCGAGGTCGCAGCCGCGGTCAGCGGTCTCATCAGGGAACAGCATCCGACTTTCGTGGCGATCTCCGGTGATGTACGCGCGCGGCAGCTGCTCATCGAATCGCTGACCGACGCGGAACGCGAGCTCATCGTCGAAGTGGACGTGCACACGCGCGCCGACGGCGCCGACTCGACCGAACTCGACTCGGCGATCGCCGAATCGATCGCCGAGCGGATGCGCATCACCGTCACCGAAGTGCGCGATCGCGCGGCAACCGACAACGGCAGCGGCGGAGCCGAGGGCATCGGCGAAGTCACGGCGGCGCTGCAGCAGGCCCGCGTGGAGACGCTACTGCTGGACAGCCGGATGCTCGATGATGGTCGCACGCTGCTGGCGCTCGACCCCGCCCCATGGGTCGCCGCCGACGAATCGGAGAGCCTCGGAGCCGTCGTTGTCGACAGCATTCCCGCAGCCGAAGCACTGGCACGCGCGGCCATTC
The DNA window shown above is from Microbacterium murale and carries:
- a CDS encoding baeRF2 domain-containing protein yields the protein MSDSRLMGLLTRPGPWTCAYVDGPGMLPQVEEEALRRSVRERLEEIGAPAEDASAIESALESRNGMPSPSARVVLASAGRVEFDQGFVGARTGPERLSYGPVPTILPLLRHLSAATRYIVVETSRDGADIRLETSGRRGSDAESEVEGGTGNLTKVQAGGMAHAAYHRYAENVWKHNQSEVAAAVSGLIREQHPTFVAISGDVRARQLLIESLTDAERELIVEVDVHTRADGADSTELDSAIAESIAERMRITVTEVRDRAATDNGSGGAEGIGEVTAALQQARVETLLLDSRMLDDGRTLLALDPAPWVAADESESLGAVVVDSIPAAEALARAAILTDARVLIDEDEPAEEDAPRESRPVRDPLAVLRWADEADAGDGN